DNA from Brassica napus cultivar Da-Ae chromosome C4, Da-Ae, whole genome shotgun sequence:
TAAATTTCCAGCAGGGCTCAGCTCCAGTTTACCAATCGGGATATCCTGTCCTTCTGTAGATGGATCTGATGTCAGAACATCGATCACTGTCTTGTTAGGAAGGGACACCCGCTTGTCAGAACTCAGATCTGGGATTCCTCCGGTCTGTTGAGCAACCGCAGCGGCTTGGAGGCCGGATTGGGCATCAGAAACAGATTTGGAGGCATCGAGATATGGGTCCATCTCAAACGAAGTTGACTCCGCCTGAGGAGAGACCATCGGCGAGGCAGACCAAGGGGATTTTGAGGGGGAATTCGACGGGGGTTTCGAGGGAGGGTTCTTTggctttttcttcttcatcgtgCTCGGCGGAGAAGCTGCAGAGCAGATGCTGAGGAGCCGACGTCTGATGAGACGCCGGCGAGAGGTTGATGGAGGCACTGTGACGCGAAATCGCCTTTTTTTGTCGCTGTTCCGGAGAGAGAAAAAAGAACCGTTTTTTAAGTCCGCATCGTTAAGTTACTAGTAGTTTGTTGTATTGATTGGCATTGCTGCTTCGACAATTATCATCAATTCTCTCAACATGCGGAACAAGAGTGGTTAATGGAGAACGAGAAGATTACGATATCTACTACTTTGTAACATCACTTCCATgtgtattttaacaaaaatctgCGGTCTACATCAATGTTCTCAACGAGTTTATAATACAAGATTATGGTTGTAGTAAGCCATGTCAATCGATGTTGAAACCCTTTGTCATTGATCGGTCAATTTGTGTGAATGTAATCTTAACCTAAGATTTTTCCATAAATTTAAGTATATATCACGAGAGCAACGTAATAATGCTAGtgatgttatatatttttggaccGTTTCAGAGTCTTAGGTGAGTGGGCCACCCATTTTCATTATGTAATTTTCTGAGTGGGACCATTTCATTTCCAGTTTCCATCATAAACGCTTATAATATATGCCATACTGATGTCCATCCATCCCCACATCATCTCTCTCCCTGCATTTATATACCGCATTCTTCTTTGCTCACTTCACACAAAAGAAGAGAACCAAAACATGGCTAActctctcatctctcttctCCCAATCTTCCACTTGTTGGTGTTATTAGGATCCTCAGTGAATGCTTATTGGCCACCATCACCTGGTTACTGGCCAAGCTCCAAGGTTGGCTCCTTGAACTTCTACAAAGGTTTTAGGAATCTTTGGGGTCCTCAGCATCAGAGAATGGACCAAAATGCCCTCACCATATGGCTTGATAGAACCTCAGGTACTGTGATTAAACTCTGCTTTTCATTTTCTCAAGtggatatttcaatttttcttttgaagtttttgtttctttttattgaTAATGTATTTGGGCTTTCTATGTATAGGAAGTGGATTTAAGTCAGTGAAGCCATTCAGATCAGGTTACTTTGGAGCATCCATCAAACTCCAACCTGGCTACACTGCTGGGGTCATCACATCTCTCTATGTGAGTTAGAGACTCTTAAGTACCTCTCTAGTTACATTTAATGACCTTAATCAAAACTAACTAAGATTAATTGTTGCAGCTATCAAATAATGAGGCACATCCAGGATTCCATGATGAGGTGGACATCGAATTCTTGGGGACAACATTTGGGAAGCCGTACACACTTCAAACAAATGTGTACATTAGAGGAAGTGGAGATGGCAAAATCATTGGTCGCGAGATGAAGTTTCGCTTATGGTTTGATCCCACCTCGGATTTTCACCATTATGCTATTCTTTGGAACCCTAGAGAAATCATGTAAGCATTCTTCTCCTCAATGGTCTTATAAACAAATTAATTTAAGATTGTTTTTGTTGAACCTAACACGTGAATAACTATTCTAGTTATAAAAGATCCGTTTTCTGAAAagagaaaactataaaattattgtatggCCGCAGATCTAGGTGAATGGAAAAGAtagttgaaattttattttataaatggaaaagatagttgaaattttattttataaatggaaAAGATCTTCCGTAGGGTTGCATTATTCGTGCAAGGAGAGATATAATTAGAGACAAACAAGAAAAGACAACGACCGTACGACGGTGGACAACtatacttgattttttttgttagtcacaaataattaatgattt
Protein-coding regions in this window:
- the LOC106375833 gene encoding probable xyloglucan endotransglucosylase/hydrolase protein 32, whose protein sequence is MANSLISLLPIFHLLVLLGSSVNAYWPPSPGYWPSSKVGSLNFYKGFRNLWGPQHQRMDQNALTIWLDRTSGSGFKSVKPFRSGYFGASIKLQPGYTAGVITSLYLSNNEAHPGFHDEVDIEFLGTTFGKPYTLQTNVYIRGSGDGKIIGREMKFRLWFDPTSDFHHYAILWNPREIIFLVDDIPIRRYPKKSAATFPLRPMWLYGSIWDASSWATENGKYKADYKYQPFTAKYTNFKAIGCTAYSSARCHPLSASPYRSGGLTRKQYQAMRWVQTHNMVYNYCKDYKRDHSLTPECGR